In Taeniopygia guttata chromosome 2, bTaeGut7.mat, whole genome shotgun sequence, one genomic interval encodes:
- the RHEB gene encoding GTP-binding protein Rheb, translating into MPPSKSRKIAILGYRSVGKSSLTIQFVEGQFVDSYDPTIENTFTKLITVNGQEYHLQLVDTAGQDEYSIFPQTYSIDINGYILVYSVTSIKSFEVIKVIHGKLLDMVGKVQIPIMLVGNKKDLHMERVISYEEGKALAESWNAAFLESSAKENQTAVDVFKRIILEAEKIDGAASQGKSSCSVM; encoded by the exons GAAAATCTTCACTGACGATCCAGTTTGTGGAAGGACAGTTTGTTGATTCATATGATCCAACCATAGAGAACA CTTTTACAAAACTGATCACAGTAAATGGCCAAGAATATCATCTTCAGCTGGTTGACACTGCTGGCCAG GATGAATACTCCATATTTCCTCAGACGTACTCCATAGACATCAATGGCTACATTCTTGTTTATTCAGTCACGTCAATAAAAAG ttttgaAGTGATAAAAGTTATCCATGGCAAGTTATTGGATATGGTGGGAAAAGTCCA AATACCCATTATGCTGgttggaaataaaaaagacctGCATATGGAACG GGTGATCAGCTATGAAGAAGGGAAAGCTTTAGCAGAATCCTGGAATGCAGCTTTCTTGGAATCTTCTGCTAAAGAAAATCAG ACTGCCGTTGATGTTTTTAAGAGGATAATTTTGGAGGCAGAAAAAATCGATGGGGCAGCTTCACAAGGGAAGTCTTCATGCTCAGTAATGTAA